One part of the Cellvibrionales bacterium genome encodes these proteins:
- a CDS encoding thrombospondin type 3 repeat-containing protein encodes MKPFLKKSTKKFLAYLLFMSLSMIVTASVFATPAITSVTVTDNSAGTWSNGLLNCQTLGLCVDVTIHDNLLLSRPNGRNEWASSTTQNFSTTEFETHYANQLRSSAELLSALLTVASNYLHYHPKYTVTLKITGAGNWTLNMSLLRKGTMQVIPQASQTTQITVGSVSTALSGATLSSGNLTLPTAGTLSTNGTINVDQNNSGVISGSGDATIEFTVAYDIDAYTTGALLLPGSVCWEGGHANQGADIECDPVDSALHGLFLRGTLLPDTDGDGVIDASDNCPAVANADQLDTDHDGDGNACDNDDDGDGTDDGTDNCPLVSNADQLDTDGDGIGNACDANTDGDGDGIDDGTDNCPLVSNADQLDTDGDGMGDACDTDSDNDGVGNNSDNCPLIANSAQLDTDSDGTGDACDTDSDNDGVDNNSDNCPLIANASQTDTDHDGIGDACDLDDDGDIVPDVIDNCPLVANTNQMDSDGDGVGDACDGMPNTPGVLMSAWGEMQRDTYGFAVANAGDVNHDGYDDIVIGAYRWDIVKSATQKKTLKDVGKVYVYSGLDGSTLYTFKGTNAGDWFGYSVAGADINGDGYADIVVGAPRIDLVDSATHKRMKDTGAVYVYSGLDGSLLRTFSGTAAGDNLGYAVANAGDVDADGDTDVIYGAPKASPNGLSHAGIAVVRSGATGSELFHINGSMKGGLLGSAVQGAGDTNADGHDDVIVGAPRNSAPNSLTAKSMKAAGTAAVYSGADGSVLFSMAGEAAGDLFGSAITGAGDLNGDGKADVAVGAYRHDPANALTNKKMKNAGAVYAYSGLDGSRLFKINGEAAGDMFGYSVAAGGDLDHSGHADLIAGAYRRDKINPLTGKWLRDVGAVYGLDETGKKLFVIAGQSPKDYFGQALASIGDIDGDGYADMIASSPPADKRDPATFKMVRDVGKMAVISGAQAMTIGK; translated from the coding sequence ATGAAACCATTTTTAAAAAAATCCACAAAGAAATTTCTGGCGTATTTGCTGTTTATGTCGCTTTCTATGATTGTGACGGCTTCTGTGTTTGCAACGCCAGCCATTACAAGTGTCACGGTTACCGACAACAGCGCCGGCACTTGGAGCAACGGTTTACTGAACTGTCAAACTCTTGGGCTCTGCGTCGACGTAACAATCCATGACAATCTGTTGCTATCTCGCCCCAATGGCAGAAACGAGTGGGCATCCTCCACCACGCAAAATTTTTCCACTACTGAATTTGAAACGCATTACGCCAATCAATTGCGCTCCAGCGCAGAACTGCTATCCGCATTGCTAACCGTGGCATCTAATTATTTGCACTACCATCCGAAATACACCGTCACACTGAAAATTACAGGAGCGGGAAATTGGACGCTAAATATGTCTCTGCTGCGCAAAGGCACCATGCAAGTGATTCCACAAGCCAGCCAAACCACACAAATTACCGTGGGCAGCGTATCCACTGCACTGAGCGGCGCAACACTGAGCAGTGGCAATTTGACCCTGCCGACTGCCGGCACTTTAAGCACAAACGGTACGATCAACGTCGATCAAAATAACAGCGGCGTTATTTCTGGCAGCGGCGATGCCACCATTGAATTCACCGTCGCTTACGATATTGATGCCTACACCACAGGCGCGCTGTTATTGCCGGGCTCAGTCTGCTGGGAAGGCGGTCACGCCAACCAAGGTGCCGATATTGAATGCGACCCAGTGGACTCCGCCCTGCACGGCCTATTTTTGCGCGGCACGCTGCTTCCTGATACCGATGGCGACGGCGTAATAGATGCTTCGGACAACTGCCCCGCAGTCGCCAATGCCGATCAACTGGATACCGACCATGACGGCGACGGCAATGCCTGCGACAACGACGATGATGGCGATGGCACCGATGACGGCACCGACAACTGCCCATTGGTGAGTAATGCCGATCAACTGGATACCGACGGCGACGGCATCGGCAACGCCTGTGATGCCAACACTGACGGCGATGGCGATGGCATTGATGACGGCACCGACAACTGCCCATTGGTGAGCAATGCCGATCAACTGGATACCGACGGCGATGGCATGGGCGATGCCTGCGATACAGACAGCGACAACGACGGTGTAGGCAATAACAGCGACAACTGCCCGCTGATTGCCAACTCGGCGCAACTGGATACCGACAGCGACGGCACGGGCGATGCCTGCGATACCGACAGCGACAATGACGGTGTAGACAACAACAGCGACAACTGCCCGCTGATCGCCAATGCATCACAAACCGATACCGACCATGACGGCATTGGCGATGCCTGTGACCTCGATGACGATGGCGACATCGTGCCGGATGTCATCGACAACTGCCCGCTGGTAGCCAATACCAATCAGATGGACAGCGACGGCGATGGCGTAGGTGATGCCTGCGACGGCATGCCCAATACCCCCGGCGTTCTCATGAGCGCATGGGGCGAAATGCAGCGCGACACTTACGGCTTTGCTGTCGCCAATGCCGGTGATGTCAACCATGACGGGTACGACGATATTGTGATCGGCGCTTATCGCTGGGACATCGTCAAATCAGCCACACAGAAAAAAACGCTAAAAGATGTGGGCAAGGTGTACGTCTACTCGGGTTTAGACGGCTCCACGCTGTACACCTTCAAAGGCACGAATGCTGGTGACTGGTTCGGCTACAGCGTCGCGGGCGCGGATATTAACGGCGATGGTTACGCCGACATTGTGGTAGGCGCCCCCCGTATTGATCTAGTCGATAGCGCCACACACAAACGCATGAAAGACACAGGCGCTGTCTATGTTTATTCCGGCTTGGACGGCAGCCTGCTCCGTACGTTTAGCGGCACAGCAGCAGGCGATAACCTCGGCTACGCCGTGGCCAACGCCGGCGATGTGGATGCCGATGGCGATACAGATGTGATCTACGGTGCACCCAAAGCCAGCCCCAATGGGCTCAGCCACGCGGGCATCGCCGTTGTGCGTTCAGGCGCCACAGGCAGCGAGTTATTTCACATCAACGGCAGTATGAAAGGCGGCCTACTCGGCAGCGCCGTTCAGGGAGCAGGCGATACCAACGCGGATGGACACGATGATGTCATCGTCGGAGCGCCTAGAAACAGCGCACCCAATTCGCTCACCGCCAAATCCATGAAAGCGGCGGGCACGGCTGCCGTCTACTCCGGCGCTGATGGCAGTGTATTGTTCTCTATGGCAGGAGAAGCGGCAGGCGATCTGTTTGGCTCCGCCATCACCGGCGCTGGTGATCTCAACGGCGATGGAAAAGCCGACGTAGCCGTGGGCGCTTATCGCCACGATCCCGCCAATGCACTGACCAACAAAAAAATGAAAAATGCGGGCGCGGTTTACGCTTACTCCGGTCTTGATGGCAGTCGCCTGTTCAAAATTAATGGCGAAGCCGCTGGCGATATGTTTGGCTACAGCGTTGCCGCGGGCGGTGATCTCGATCACTCCGGCCATGCAGATCTGATTGCTGGCGCCTATCGCCGCGACAAAATCAATCCCTTGACGGGCAAATGGCTGCGCGATGTCGGCGCTGTTTATGGCTTGGATGAAACCGGAAAAAAACTGTTCGTCATTGCCGGTCAATCGCCCAAAGATTATTTCGGACAAGCACTGGCCAGCATTGGTGACATTGATGGCGATGGTTACGCCGACATGATTGCCTCATCTCCCCCAGCGGATAAACGCGACCCTGCCACGTTCAAAATGGTGAGAGATGTGGGAAAAATGGCTGTTATATCAGGAGCACAAGCGATGACGATAGGAAAATAA
- a CDS encoding methionine adenosyltransferase: MSEYSVFTSESVSEGHPDKMADQVSDAILDAILDQDQYARVACETLVKTGVAMVAGEITTTAVVDYEKIIRGVINDIGYNSSDVYFDGSTCGVLNLLGQQSPDIAQGVDRAKPEDQGAGDQGLMFGYAANETDVLMPAPIQYAHRLMERQAEARKSGLLPWLRPDAKSQVTFRYENGKPVAVDAIVLSTQHAADVSDRDIHDGVMDLVIKHVIPAQWMSKETKIYINPTGRFEIGGPMGDCGLTGRKIIVDSYGGMARHGGGAFSGKDPSKVDRSAAYAGRYVAKNIVAAGLADRCEIQVSYAIGVAEPTSVSINTFGTGKVSDEKIVQLVREFFDLRPYGLTKQLDLLHPIYRPTASYGHFGRESVEIVYNGKQHTAFTWEKTDKADALRDAAGLK; the protein is encoded by the coding sequence ATGTCTGAATATTCCGTTTTTACTTCTGAGTCTGTTTCCGAAGGGCATCCAGACAAAATGGCTGACCAAGTGTCTGACGCGATTCTCGATGCGATTCTCGATCAAGATCAATACGCGCGTGTGGCCTGTGAAACGCTGGTAAAAACCGGTGTGGCGATGGTGGCGGGTGAAATCACCACCACAGCAGTCGTTGATTACGAAAAAATTATTCGCGGCGTGATTAACGACATCGGCTATAACAGTTCGGATGTGTATTTCGATGGCAGCACTTGCGGTGTATTAAATTTACTCGGTCAGCAATCGCCCGATATTGCGCAAGGTGTGGATCGCGCCAAGCCAGAAGATCAAGGCGCGGGCGACCAAGGTTTGATGTTTGGTTACGCGGCGAATGAAACCGATGTGTTAATGCCAGCGCCGATTCAATACGCGCACCGTTTGATGGAGCGCCAAGCCGAAGCGCGCAAATCCGGCTTGCTGCCGTGGTTGCGCCCCGATGCGAAATCGCAAGTCACTTTCCGCTATGAAAATGGCAAACCTGTTGCGGTGGATGCGATTGTGTTGTCTACACAGCACGCAGCCGATGTCAGCGATCGCGATATTCACGACGGCGTGATGGATTTGGTGATCAAACACGTCATCCCTGCGCAGTGGATGTCGAAAGAAACCAAAATCTACATCAACCCTACCGGTCGTTTTGAAATTGGCGGGCCGATGGGCGATTGTGGTTTGACCGGCAGAAAAATTATTGTCGATTCTTACGGCGGCATGGCGCGCCATGGCGGCGGCGCCTTCTCCGGCAAAGACCCATCGAAAGTGGATCGCTCGGCGGCGTATGCCGGCCGTTATGTGGCAAAAAATATTGTCGCCGCTGGTTTGGCAGATCGCTGTGAAATTCAAGTGTCTTACGCGATTGGTGTGGCAGAACCGACATCGGTTTCCATTAACACTTTTGGCACCGGCAAAGTGTCGGATGAAAAAATTGTGCAATTAGTGCGCGAGTTTTTTGATCTGCGCCCTTACGGTTTAACCAAGCAGTTGGATTTGTTGCACCCGATTTATCGTCCTACCGCTTCTTATGGACACTTCGGTCGCGAGTCGGTGGAAATTGTGTACAACGGCAAGCAGCACACCGCGTTCACTTGGGAAAAAACCGACAAGGCGGATGCGTTGCGCGATGCGGCGGGTTTGAAATAA
- a CDS encoding metalloregulator ArsR/SmtB family transcription factor — protein MLPRSTPPTSDASSESLHLASYLKAAADPLRLLVLRLLKQDSFAVQELCALLAVKQSGMSHHLKILLQSGLVVTRREGNTIFYRRSTAAECDSAAHERVDMQQALFAYVDNWLLDADIAQRLVQVQKERIVSSRQFFAENAALFREQQEQIADYELYGSAVAALLDRLPLPSRKQALEIGPGNGQFLRELAARFDAVLALDNNPPMLAQAAEYVQAQQLKNVALRCGEIAELPADFHPDCVVLNMVLHHTPSPAEVIAEVSRVLPAQAVLLVCELSHHQQSWVRESCGDIWLGFEPSELTTWLAQSGFACEHSQYLALRNGFQIQIHAARKLPVSIHSI, from the coding sequence ATGTTGCCTCGCTCCACTCCTCCAACTTCTGATGCCAGCAGCGAAAGCCTGCATCTGGCCAGCTACTTGAAAGCCGCCGCCGACCCGCTGCGGCTGCTGGTGTTGCGCCTGTTGAAGCAGGATTCCTTCGCCGTGCAAGAGTTATGTGCGCTGTTGGCTGTGAAGCAGTCCGGTATGAGTCACCATCTAAAAATTTTGCTGCAATCTGGTTTAGTAGTGACGCGGCGCGAAGGCAACACCATTTTTTATCGCCGCAGCACAGCAGCTGAGTGCGACAGCGCCGCGCACGAACGCGTAGACATGCAGCAGGCGCTGTTTGCCTATGTGGATAACTGGTTGCTGGATGCCGACATCGCACAACGTCTAGTGCAAGTGCAAAAAGAGCGCATCGTCAGCTCGCGACAATTTTTTGCGGAAAACGCCGCGCTGTTTCGCGAACAGCAGGAACAAATTGCAGATTACGAATTGTACGGTTCAGCCGTGGCGGCATTGTTAGATCGCCTACCTCTGCCATCGCGCAAACAGGCCTTGGAAATTGGCCCCGGCAACGGACAATTTTTGCGCGAACTCGCGGCGCGTTTTGATGCAGTGCTCGCGTTGGACAACAACCCACCGATGCTGGCGCAGGCCGCAGAGTATGTGCAGGCGCAGCAGTTAAAAAATGTGGCACTGCGCTGTGGTGAAATTGCAGAGCTGCCAGCAGATTTTCACCCCGATTGCGTGGTGCTGAATATGGTGTTGCACCACACGCCCTCGCCAGCGGAAGTGATTGCGGAAGTCAGTCGCGTATTGCCCGCGCAAGCGGTGTTGTTAGTGTGCGAGCTGTCACACCACCAACAGAGTTGGGTGCGCGAATCTTGCGGTGATATTTGGCTGGGTTTTGAGCCGAGTGAATTAACCACTTGGTTGGCGCAATCCGGTTTTGCTTGCGAGCACAGCCAATATTTGGCGTTGCGCAATGGTTTTCAAATTCAAATTCATGCGGCGCGCAAGTTGCCGGTTTCCATCCACTCCATTTAA
- the secB gene encoding protein-export chaperone SecB, with product MADEAQQQFGIQRIYVKDVSFESPQGVALFNKQIKPSIEQELSTAVTTVAEDHYEVVLTVTVTAKEAEQVLFLVEVQQAGIFGARGFSEEQLRKVTTVNCPTILFPYARQLIDSLLQQASLPPLLLPPVNFDVLLQQSAQDAVTTH from the coding sequence ATGGCAGACGAAGCACAACAACAGTTCGGTATTCAGCGCATCTATGTGAAGGATGTGTCTTTCGAATCACCACAGGGCGTGGCGCTGTTCAATAAACAGATCAAGCCGTCTATCGAACAAGAGCTGTCCACAGCTGTAACCACGGTGGCAGAGGATCACTACGAAGTGGTATTGACCGTCACCGTCACGGCGAAAGAGGCGGAGCAAGTTTTGTTCTTGGTGGAAGTGCAACAGGCCGGTATTTTTGGTGCACGCGGCTTCAGCGAAGAGCAGCTGCGCAAGGTCACGACGGTCAATTGCCCGACCATCCTGTTCCCGTATGCGCGCCAGTTGATCGACAGTTTGTTGCAACAAGCTTCGCTGCCGCCGCTGTTATTGCCGCCGGTCAATTTTGATGTACTGCTGCAGCAATCCGCACAGGACGCTGTCACTACCCACTGA
- the grxC gene encoding glutaredoxin 3 — protein sequence MAGVTIYSSDYCPYCRRAKALLASKGVVFDEICVDGHSELRAEMAARAGRNTVPQIWIGERHIGGCDDLHALENAGELDGLLALTH from the coding sequence ATGGCTGGCGTGACGATTTATTCCTCCGATTACTGCCCTTACTGCCGCCGCGCCAAGGCGCTGCTGGCGAGCAAAGGCGTGGTGTTTGATGAAATCTGCGTCGATGGACACAGCGAGTTGCGCGCCGAGATGGCCGCCCGTGCAGGGCGCAACACCGTGCCGCAGATCTGGATAGGCGAGCGCCATATCGGCGGCTGCGACGATTTACATGCACTGGAGAATGCTGGCGAGCTAGATGGCTTGTTGGCACTCACTCACTGA
- a CDS encoding rhodanese-like domain-containing protein codes for MTQFLIFLGQQWMLVSLLLALLGFFMWNENRRAGSSLSVHQLTHQVNNANALVVDLREPKEFREGHVVDALNIPYAKLAERMADLDKTRPLVLVDKMGQHSAAAGRTLMQAGYQVSRLNGGMSEWTASNLPVVKGG; via the coding sequence ATGACCCAATTTCTTATTTTTCTTGGTCAGCAGTGGATGCTGGTCTCTCTGTTACTGGCACTGCTTGGCTTTTTCATGTGGAACGAAAACCGCCGCGCGGGGAGTAGCCTGTCCGTGCATCAGCTCACGCATCAGGTGAACAACGCCAACGCCCTCGTGGTGGATTTGCGCGAGCCGAAAGAGTTTCGCGAAGGGCATGTGGTGGATGCGCTGAACATTCCCTACGCCAAGCTCGCTGAGCGCATGGCGGATTTGGATAAAACGCGCCCGCTGGTGCTGGTGGATAAAATGGGTCAGCACAGCGCCGCGGCCGGTCGCACTCTGATGCAGGCGGGCTACCAAGTGTCGCGCTTGAACGGCGGCATGAGCGAGTGGACGGCATCCAACTTGCCCGTGGTTAAAGGCGGTTGA
- a CDS encoding DUF1778 domain-containing protein, which yields MSTTSLKLPEDIKQLATAAAKLQGITPHAFMVDAIRTAATHAEKRAQFVADAIASRKEAIKSGKGYTADEVHAYLQTRAQGKPAAKPRSKSWRV from the coding sequence ATGTCTACAACATCTCTCAAGCTACCCGAAGACATCAAACAACTCGCCACCGCCGCCGCAAAGCTGCAGGGCATCACGCCGCATGCGTTTATGGTAGATGCCATTCGCACCGCGGCCACCCACGCTGAAAAGCGCGCGCAGTTTGTTGCCGATGCCATCGCATCCAGAAAAGAGGCTATTAAATCCGGCAAGGGATACACGGCAGACGAGGTTCATGCTTACCTGCAAACGCGCGCGCAAGGCAAACCCGCCGCGAAACCAAGGAGCAAATCTTGGCGCGTCTGA